In Pseudomonas alcaliphila JAB1, a single window of DNA contains:
- a CDS encoding lipopolysaccharide kinase InaA family protein, whose translation MSEWRVTSLATPQAAKAFASLDAVFSLQGEAITHDPLSDVIRVEFDGLRYYVKRYHGAGKGVRRFIGRPRVKAEWQNLKHFAAWGIPTAPIAAYGLERKAGAFARGALITHEVVDTLDMSRLAATDDARLHDRAWVDDVSRQLARATRRLHDHHFVHNDLKWRNLLVDEQRRLFLIDCPAGTFWWGPFLRYRIVKDLACLDKVAKYHLSRTQRLRFYLQYRCRDRLNDSDKRRIVQILRYFEGRE comes from the coding sequence ATGAGTGAATGGCGCGTCACCTCCCTGGCCACGCCGCAGGCGGCAAAAGCCTTCGCCAGTCTGGACGCGGTGTTTTCCCTGCAGGGCGAGGCGATCACCCATGATCCGCTGTCGGACGTGATCCGCGTCGAATTCGATGGGCTGCGCTATTACGTCAAGCGCTATCACGGCGCTGGCAAGGGCGTGCGCCGTTTCATCGGCCGGCCACGGGTCAAGGCCGAATGGCAGAATCTCAAGCACTTCGCCGCCTGGGGTATTCCCACTGCGCCCATCGCCGCCTACGGTCTGGAGCGCAAGGCCGGCGCTTTCGCCCGAGGCGCGCTGATCACCCACGAGGTCGTCGATACGTTGGACATGTCACGCCTGGCGGCCACGGACGATGCACGCCTGCATGACCGGGCCTGGGTCGACGATGTCAGCCGCCAGTTGGCCAGGGCCACGCGCAGGCTGCATGACCATCACTTCGTCCACAATGACCTCAAGTGGCGCAACCTCCTGGTGGACGAGCAGCGTCGGCTGTTTCTCATCGACTGCCCCGCCGGGACCTTCTGGTGGGGGCCGTTCCTGCGCTACCGGATCGTCAAGGATCTCGCTTGCCTGGACAAGGTCGCCAAGTACCACCTGTCGCGCACCCAGCGCCTGCGTTTCTATCTGCAGTATCGGTGTCGCGATCGTCTCAATGACAGTGACAAACGACGGATCGTGCAGATATTGCGCTACTTCGAGGGACGAGAATGA
- a CDS encoding glycosyltransferase family A protein, which translates to MGIAGDSLGIKVSVVIPAYNYAATLPRAVESVLVQLNDAAAELIVIDDGSTDETPQVVSGLLETHSNGFRAIRKENGGLSSVRNRGIREAQGQYLIFLDADDELAAGAIETVLQHLQTHPQTRMAIGGHIGVWPDGKRREHLPEQLPDDPVQRLRAYLLDKRLALSNGACVMHREVFERGDYPEQFRSAEDIPVFAQALANYPCSLIASPLALVHKHDDSLRHQFSHAKTGGLALVDEVFSPRRLDQRFQGLKPEFYVQRSLSLFRSAYLAGDADAAKQYFSAAFRCDWRVLFKGSYMRKAVRLWLGKGV; encoded by the coding sequence ATGGGCATTGCGGGTGACAGCCTAGGCATCAAAGTTTCGGTGGTAATACCTGCCTACAACTATGCGGCGACATTGCCGCGTGCAGTAGAGTCAGTGCTTGTTCAGCTCAACGATGCCGCAGCTGAGTTGATTGTCATCGATGATGGCTCGACGGACGAAACACCTCAGGTCGTCAGTGGATTGCTGGAAACCCATTCGAATGGTTTTCGGGCGATACGCAAGGAAAACGGTGGGCTTTCCTCCGTGCGTAATCGCGGTATTCGCGAAGCACAGGGGCAGTACCTGATTTTTCTGGATGCTGATGACGAACTGGCCGCCGGTGCGATAGAGACGGTCCTGCAGCATTTGCAAACGCATCCCCAGACGCGGATGGCTATCGGTGGGCACATCGGGGTTTGGCCTGACGGCAAGCGCCGTGAGCACCTTCCCGAGCAGCTTCCCGACGACCCGGTGCAGCGGCTGCGCGCCTACCTGCTGGACAAGCGCCTGGCGCTGTCTAACGGCGCCTGCGTCATGCATCGCGAGGTGTTCGAGCGAGGCGACTATCCCGAGCAGTTTCGCAGCGCTGAAGATATCCCGGTGTTTGCCCAGGCGTTGGCCAACTACCCCTGCTCGTTGATCGCTAGCCCCTTGGCGCTGGTTCACAAGCACGATGACAGCCTGCGGCACCAGTTCAGCCACGCCAAGACCGGTGGATTGGCGCTGGTCGATGAGGTGTTTTCTCCCCGTCGGCTGGATCAGCGTTTTCAGGGATTGAAGCCCGAGTTTTACGTGCAGCGCAGCTTGTCGCTGTTTCGCAGTGCCTACCTGGCGGGTGATGCAGACGCCGCCAAACAGTATTTCAGTGCCGCCTTCCGTTGTGACTGGCGTGTGCTATTCAAAGGGTCGTATATGCGCAAGGCTGTTCGCCTGTGGCTTGGGAAGGGCGTATGA
- a CDS encoding lipopolysaccharide kinase InaA family protein yields MKDFIEGEDRTLLERHGLDSFEALWALQLFAVDEPNTASRGGWSTVYRLDLDGTGYYLKRQSNYLTRSLHRPLGEPTLAREFRNTCRYQRLGIPAMRSAFYAERRICGERRAVLLTRALDGWRDLDSYLLNWSKLAAVQRHAIASACGVLARCVHGQGQVHGCFYPKHIFLQPSGDAFVAQLIDLEKTRPLLFGERDRVKDLEPLLRRASAWGDDDVASFLTAYLGDARQLGYWLQRLTARFKDKAGRS; encoded by the coding sequence ATGAAGGACTTCATCGAAGGCGAGGATAGAACGCTGCTCGAGCGTCACGGCCTGGACAGCTTCGAGGCGCTGTGGGCACTGCAACTGTTTGCCGTGGACGAGCCCAACACCGCTTCTCGCGGTGGTTGGAGTACGGTGTACCGGCTCGACCTCGATGGCACCGGCTACTACCTCAAGCGCCAGAGCAATTACCTGACCCGTAGCTTGCATCGTCCGCTGGGTGAACCGACCCTGGCGCGGGAGTTTCGCAATACCTGCCGCTATCAGCGCCTGGGCATTCCGGCGATGCGTTCGGCGTTCTATGCCGAACGACGCATTTGCGGCGAGCGCCGCGCCGTCCTGCTGACCCGAGCCCTGGATGGTTGGCGGGATCTGGACAGCTACCTGCTGAACTGGTCGAAACTGGCCGCCGTGCAACGCCATGCCATCGCCAGCGCCTGTGGGGTGCTGGCCCGGTGCGTACATGGTCAGGGCCAGGTGCATGGTTGTTTCTATCCCAAACATATTTTCCTTCAACCCAGCGGCGATGCTTTCGTCGCGCAGCTGATCGATCTGGAAAAGACCCGGCCGCTGTTGTTCGGCGAGCGTGATCGGGTCAAGGATCTGGAACCCCTGCTGCGTCGCGCCAGTGCCTGGGGCGATGACGATGTGGCCAGTTTCCTGACCGCCTATCTCGGTGACGCTCGCCAGCTGGGGTACTGGTTGCAACGTCTCACGGCACGGTTCAAGGACAAGGCGGGGCGCTCATGA
- a CDS encoding polymerase, translating into MRTISTLQLDALLQNSTPIESDGFGLKVARLSDGNFLKFYRRKRLLSSALWILPSERFASNVQRLKELGVACPDVVELLLIPDRRLNAVLYRPLPGDTLRNHWRRIDAEQRSIEVRQFGAFLAHLHQSGVYFRSLHLGNVLRLPDGTLGLIDLSDMKVGSHPLNAGKRKRNIQHILRYPEDTVWLTQQHRQDWVAGYAQNCSSRHAMSFERALNKAYPPLP; encoded by the coding sequence ATGAGAACAATCAGCACCTTGCAGCTCGATGCGCTCCTGCAGAACTCCACCCCGATAGAAAGCGATGGCTTCGGGCTGAAGGTCGCACGCTTGTCGGACGGCAATTTCCTGAAGTTCTACCGGCGCAAGCGCCTGCTGTCGTCGGCGCTCTGGATCCTGCCAAGCGAGCGCTTCGCCAGCAACGTGCAGCGCCTGAAAGAGCTGGGCGTCGCCTGCCCGGATGTCGTGGAGCTGCTGCTCATTCCTGACAGGCGATTGAATGCCGTGCTGTATCGGCCGCTGCCAGGGGACACGCTGCGCAACCACTGGCGACGAATCGATGCTGAACAGCGCTCAATCGAAGTTCGTCAATTCGGAGCGTTTCTCGCCCATCTGCACCAGTCAGGTGTCTACTTCCGCTCCCTGCACCTGGGCAATGTCCTGCGCTTGCCAGACGGCACACTAGGGCTGATCGACCTGTCGGACATGAAAGTTGGAAGCCACCCGCTCAATGCCGGCAAGCGCAAGCGCAATATTCAGCACATTCTGCGCTACCCGGAAGACACCGTGTGGCTCACACAGCAGCATCGGCAGGATTGGGTAGCGGGTTATGCCCAGAATTGCAGCAGCAGGCACGCGATGAGCTTCGAACGTGCGCTGAACAAGGCCTACCCACCTCTCCCCTGA
- a CDS encoding glycosyltransferase produces MIEVDQQPLVSVVISSYNHAPYIEASIESVLAQSYANLELLVVDDGSSDDSVERIRTLQAKHGFDFVVQENKGLAATLNDCIARSHGSLIAPFGSDDIMCPERIAIQVAYLQGKPEVGICAGNIQPIDAKGAALPQRERGRGLRRLDFEDLFCAKKVGAPAPTLLFRREALEAVGGFDPSIRLEDLLIELKITRAGYFIDVLPDVLAQYRVHETNTYKNRRMMVDAVLSTYGHFADHPDYPKVCAAFINSMLLKCARDDKPLARELLAQLPMKYRNLKTARAIFRLMMP; encoded by the coding sequence ATGATTGAGGTAGACCAGCAGCCGCTGGTGAGTGTTGTAATTTCTTCGTACAACCATGCGCCCTACATCGAGGCCAGTATCGAGAGTGTGCTGGCGCAAAGCTATGCGAATCTGGAGCTGTTGGTTGTCGACGATGGGTCCAGCGATGATAGCGTCGAGCGGATTCGCACTTTGCAAGCGAAGCATGGCTTCGACTTCGTCGTTCAGGAGAACAAAGGGCTGGCCGCGACGCTGAACGATTGCATTGCCCGTTCCCATGGCAGTCTGATCGCTCCCTTTGGCTCCGATGACATCATGTGCCCAGAGCGCATCGCGATTCAGGTGGCCTACCTGCAAGGCAAGCCTGAGGTGGGTATCTGTGCGGGCAATATCCAGCCCATCGATGCTAAAGGTGCTGCACTGCCCCAGCGTGAGCGCGGACGTGGGTTGCGCCGCCTGGATTTCGAGGATCTGTTCTGCGCCAAAAAAGTGGGGGCTCCGGCCCCGACCCTGCTGTTTCGGCGCGAGGCGTTGGAGGCTGTCGGGGGCTTCGATCCGAGTATCCGCCTGGAGGACTTGTTGATCGAGTTGAAGATTACCCGGGCCGGATACTTCATCGACGTGCTCCCCGATGTGCTGGCGCAGTATCGGGTGCATGAAACCAATACCTACAAGAACCGGCGCATGATGGTGGACGCGGTGCTGAGCACCTATGGGCATTTTGCCGATCACCCGGACTATCCGAAGGTGTGCGCGGCCTTCATCAATTCGATGCTGCTCAAGTGTGCGCGCGATGACAAGCCGTTAGCTCGTGAGCTGTTGGCGCAACTGCCGATGAAGTACCGCAATCTGAAGACGGCTCGCGCGATTTTTCGCCTGATGATGCCCTGA
- a CDS encoding glycosyltransferase family 4 protein, protein MQLAFVLYKYFPFGGLQRDFMRIALECQARGHAIRVYTPIWEGENPGGFDVRVAPVRALFNHRRNEKFSAWLQADLKRDPVDRVIGFNKMPGLDVYYAADGCFEDKAQTLRNPIYRRWGRYKHFADYERAVFAPESKTEILMISEVQQPLFVKHYKTPLQRFHLLPPGIAQDRRAPANAAEIRAEFRREFKLSDDDLLLVQIGSGFKTKGLDRSLKALASLPRELRKRTRLIAIGQDDPKPFLLQIKALGLSDQVQILKGRSDIPRFLLGADLLIHPAYNENTGTVLLEALVSGLPVLVTDVCGYAHYIADADCGRVLPSPFEQNHLNRTLADMLADPERRAFWSRNGLLYADSADLYSMPKKAADVILAERRA, encoded by the coding sequence ATGCAACTGGCCTTCGTTCTCTACAAATACTTCCCCTTCGGCGGGCTGCAGCGCGATTTCATGCGCATCGCCCTCGAATGCCAGGCGCGTGGTCATGCCATTCGTGTTTACACGCCGATCTGGGAGGGGGAGAACCCCGGTGGCTTCGATGTGCGCGTGGCGCCGGTGCGGGCGCTGTTCAATCATCGTCGCAACGAGAAATTCAGCGCCTGGTTGCAGGCCGATTTGAAGCGCGACCCGGTTGACCGGGTGATCGGCTTCAACAAGATGCCGGGCCTTGACGTCTACTACGCCGCCGACGGCTGCTTCGAGGACAAGGCGCAGACCCTGCGTAACCCGATCTACCGCCGCTGGGGCCGCTACAAGCACTTCGCCGATTATGAACGCGCGGTATTCGCGCCGGAGTCGAAGACCGAGATTCTGATGATCTCCGAGGTGCAGCAGCCGCTGTTCGTCAAACACTACAAGACCCCGCTACAGCGTTTCCACCTGCTACCGCCCGGCATTGCCCAGGATCGCCGCGCGCCAGCCAATGCCGCCGAAATTCGCGCCGAATTTCGTCGTGAATTCAAGCTGAGTGATGACGACCTGCTGCTGGTGCAGATCGGCTCCGGCTTCAAGACCAAGGGGCTGGATCGCAGTCTCAAGGCGCTGGCCTCGCTGCCGCGCGAGCTGCGCAAGCGCACCCGGCTGATCGCCATCGGCCAGGACGATCCCAAGCCCTTCCTGCTGCAGATCAAGGCGCTGGGTCTGTCCGATCAGGTGCAGATACTCAAGGGCCGCAGCGACATTCCGCGCTTCCTGCTTGGTGCCGATCTGCTGATCCATCCGGCTTATAACGAGAACACCGGCACCGTGTTGCTGGAGGCTCTGGTATCCGGCTTGCCGGTACTGGTCACCGATGTCTGCGGCTACGCCCATTACATCGCCGATGCCGACTGTGGTCGCGTACTGCCCAGCCCCTTCGAGCAGAACCATCTCAACCGCACGTTGGCCGATATGCTGGCCGACCCTGAGCGCCGCGCTTTCTGGAGCCGCAACGGCCTGCTCTATGCCGATAGCGCCGACCTGTATTCGATGCCGAAGAAGGCCGCCGACGTGATCCTCGCGGAGAGACGCGCGTGA
- a CDS encoding lipopolysaccharide kinase InaA family protein, with protein MRLASLVDAGRTPVLPLLIELEGAGSIQLLSLLRVLPGQRYVGRAQWQGREVLAKLLVGDKAERHFARELRGVQLLAEQGLKTPELLVHGSMPGEGGWLLFEFLADACSLGDAWQSVAHLAWLDDARQQILGEALAAVAGLHRQGLWQEDLHLDNLLRHQGGLYLIDGGGVRAETPGQPLSRDRVLANLGVFFAQFPSALDPFIEELLVHYLLVNGEHALPLEALLKAVAKARGSRLHHFMGKLGRDCSAFCVWRGASRLQVVRREEEALLALLLADPDAAIAAGQSLKLGGSSTVARVDQGARQLVIKRYNIKGMLHWLKRFWRPSRAWHSWCEGNRLSFLGIATPKPLAVLECRTLWLRRRSYLVTEHASGVDIITRFASCAPGELPAEAELRALDDLFAALLRERISHGDLKGTNILWQDGRWMLIDLDAMQQHRRAGSFAPAYAKDRARFLRNWPQDSTLYQVLDERLPSVVAKPNS; from the coding sequence ATGAGACTTGCTTCCCTGGTCGATGCCGGACGTACCCCTGTGCTACCGCTGCTGATCGAGCTGGAGGGCGCGGGATCCATCCAGTTGCTCAGCCTTTTGCGGGTGCTGCCAGGTCAGCGCTATGTTGGTCGGGCGCAGTGGCAGGGGCGTGAGGTGCTGGCCAAGCTGCTGGTCGGCGATAAGGCCGAACGGCATTTCGCCCGCGAGCTGCGCGGCGTTCAGCTACTGGCTGAGCAGGGGCTGAAGACGCCCGAATTGCTTGTCCACGGTTCGATGCCTGGAGAGGGCGGTTGGTTGCTGTTCGAGTTCCTCGCCGATGCTTGCAGCCTGGGAGATGCCTGGCAGTCGGTGGCCCATCTGGCGTGGCTGGACGACGCTCGGCAGCAGATATTGGGTGAGGCGCTGGCAGCTGTTGCCGGGCTACACCGGCAAGGTCTGTGGCAAGAGGATCTGCACCTGGACAACCTGCTGCGTCACCAGGGCGGTCTGTATCTGATCGACGGTGGCGGCGTGCGTGCCGAGACTCCGGGTCAACCCCTGTCGCGAGACAGGGTGCTGGCCAATTTGGGGGTGTTCTTCGCTCAATTCCCGAGTGCTCTCGATCCATTCATCGAGGAGCTGCTGGTGCATTACCTGCTGGTCAATGGCGAGCACGCGCTGCCGCTCGAGGCTCTACTCAAGGCGGTAGCCAAGGCCCGTGGTTCGCGTCTGCACCACTTCATGGGCAAGCTCGGGCGCGATTGTTCGGCGTTTTGCGTATGGCGCGGCGCGTCACGCTTGCAGGTGGTCCGGCGCGAGGAAGAGGCCTTGCTGGCGCTGTTGCTGGCTGACCCTGACGCCGCTATCGCGGCTGGGCAGTCTCTCAAACTGGGTGGTTCGTCCACCGTCGCGCGAGTCGATCAGGGTGCCAGGCAACTGGTCATCAAGCGCTACAACATCAAGGGCATGCTGCATTGGCTCAAACGCTTCTGGCGACCGAGCCGCGCCTGGCATAGCTGGTGCGAGGGCAACCGCCTGAGTTTTCTCGGCATCGCTACGCCCAAACCGCTCGCTGTGCTCGAGTGTCGTACCCTGTGGCTAAGGCGCCGGTCCTATCTTGTTACCGAACACGCATCGGGTGTGGATATAATTACTCGTTTCGCGTCCTGTGCGCCTGGCGAGTTACCAGCCGAAGCGGAACTGCGGGCGCTGGATGACCTGTTTGCAGCGCTGCTGCGCGAGCGCATCAGTCATGGAGATCTCAAAGGCACCAATATCCTGTGGCAGGATGGGCGCTGGATGTTGATCGACCTGGACGCCATGCAGCAGCACCGTCGAGCCGGTAGTTTCGCGCCCGCCTATGCGAAGGATCGGGCGCGTTTCCTGCGTAACTGGCCGCAGGACAGTACGCTGTACCAGGTTCTGGACGAGCGCCTTCCATCGGTGGTGGCAAAACCGAACAGTTAA
- a CDS encoding carbamoyltransferase has translation MALTILGLSGALSHDPSAALYIDGKLIAAAEEERFVRDKHAKNRMPYESAKFCLEQAGIKPSDVDVVAIPFAPISLFGKARWHYAKRYWYAPDRALDALLMGNRRYKRYRKKIVWCLEQLGFDAKKVKIEPVEHHLAHAASAYHCSGFKEKTAILGIDGKGEYATTFFGYGENGKIHKIKEFFDPDSLGGLYGAITEFLGFEMLDGEFKVMGMAPYGDASKYDFSRLAKFENGELIINTDYANVIGLRRYKEKGKGFYFSPKLIEWLGPKREGDIADDPYIHYAASMQALFEKLALEMMDYYLGDIIRETGKIAFAGGCALNVKLNQKIIARPEVKELFVQPASGDAGTSVGAAAYVSHQRGVPVEKMEHVYLGPAYSNEDIIAACARHPNAPKWQKIDDTPQRIAKIMVDGNPVAWFQGRMEFGPRALGGRSIIGCPSIPGVADRINEQIKFRERWRPFCPSMLDTVAAQMLKVDHPSPFMTFTFEVNEEWKERVSEVVHEDGTSRAQVLEREYNPRWYDLMLELEKLTGNGVSLNTSLNRRGEPMICSPTDALNMFYGSDLQYLIMEDILVVKE, from the coding sequence TTGGCATTGACGATCCTCGGCCTTTCCGGCGCCCTGAGCCATGATCCATCCGCCGCGCTATACATCGACGGCAAGCTTATCGCTGCCGCCGAAGAAGAGCGCTTCGTGCGTGACAAGCATGCGAAGAACCGTATGCCCTACGAGTCCGCTAAGTTCTGCCTGGAGCAGGCCGGCATCAAGCCGTCTGACGTCGATGTGGTCGCTATTCCTTTTGCGCCCATCAGTCTGTTCGGCAAGGCGCGTTGGCATTACGCCAAGCGTTACTGGTATGCGCCGGATCGTGCGCTAGACGCGCTGCTCATGGGTAACCGCCGTTACAAGCGTTACCGCAAGAAGATCGTCTGGTGCCTGGAACAACTGGGTTTCGATGCCAAGAAGGTCAAGATCGAACCGGTTGAACACCACCTGGCCCACGCCGCCAGTGCTTACCATTGCTCGGGCTTCAAGGAGAAGACCGCGATCCTCGGCATCGACGGTAAAGGTGAGTACGCCACTACCTTCTTCGGCTACGGCGAGAACGGCAAGATCCACAAGATCAAGGAGTTCTTCGACCCGGACTCGCTCGGCGGTCTGTACGGTGCCATCACCGAATTCCTCGGTTTCGAGATGCTCGACGGCGAGTTCAAGGTCATGGGCATGGCACCTTATGGCGATGCCAGCAAGTACGATTTCTCGCGCCTGGCCAAGTTCGAGAACGGCGAGCTGATCATCAACACCGATTACGCCAACGTCATTGGCCTGCGTCGCTACAAGGAAAAGGGCAAGGGGTTCTACTTCTCGCCCAAACTGATCGAGTGGCTGGGTCCGAAGCGCGAAGGCGATATCGCCGACGACCCCTACATCCACTACGCCGCCAGCATGCAGGCGCTGTTCGAGAAGCTGGCGCTGGAAATGATGGACTACTACCTGGGCGACATTATCCGCGAGACCGGCAAGATCGCCTTCGCTGGTGGCTGTGCGCTGAACGTCAAGCTCAACCAGAAGATCATCGCCCGTCCCGAGGTGAAGGAGCTGTTCGTGCAACCGGCTTCTGGTGACGCTGGTACGTCGGTCGGCGCTGCTGCCTATGTCTCGCACCAGCGTGGCGTGCCGGTGGAGAAGATGGAGCACGTCTATCTCGGCCCTGCCTACAGCAACGAAGACATCATTGCCGCCTGCGCGCGTCACCCGAACGCACCGAAGTGGCAGAAGATCGACGACACGCCGCAGCGCATCGCCAAGATCATGGTCGATGGCAACCCGGTGGCCTGGTTTCAGGGCCGTATGGAGTTCGGTCCGCGTGCACTCGGTGGTCGTTCCATCATCGGCTGCCCGAGCATCCCTGGCGTGGCAGATCGCATCAACGAGCAGATCAAGTTCCGTGAGCGCTGGAGACCTTTCTGCCCGTCCATGCTCGATACCGTTGCTGCGCAGATGCTCAAGGTCGATCACCCGAGCCCGTTCATGACCTTTACCTTCGAGGTCAACGAGGAGTGGAAGGAGCGCGTCAGTGAAGTCGTCCACGAAGACGGTACCTCCCGCGCCCAGGTGCTCGAGCGTGAATACAACCCGCGCTGGTACGACCTGATGCTCGAGTTGGAGAAACTCACCGGCAACGGTGTGTCGCTGAATACCTCGCTCAACCGTCGCGGTGAACCGATGATCTGCTCGCCGACCGATGCGCTGAACATGTTCTACGGCTCCGACCTGCAGTACCTGATCATGGAAGATATTCTTGTTGTGAAAGAGTAG
- the rfaP gene encoding lipopolysaccharide core heptose(I) kinase RfaP, whose protein sequence is MKLILAEPFKSLWAGRDAFEAVEALQGQVYRELEGRRTLRTEVDGRGYFVKIHRGIGWGEIAKNLLTAKAPVLGAAQEWQAIARLTEVGVPTMTAVAYGEHGANPARQHSFIITEELAPTVDLEQLSLNWAQQPPKAALKWALIREVAQMTGNMHRAGVNHRDCYICHFLLHTDRPIQASDLHLSVIDLHRAQVRSTTPRRWRDKDLAALYFSALDIGLTRRDKLRFLKSYFAAAGNERPLRQILREELALLLWLQRKADRLLVRYARKYAPGANHE, encoded by the coding sequence GTGAAGCTGATTCTTGCCGAACCCTTCAAGAGCCTGTGGGCGGGCCGCGATGCCTTCGAGGCTGTCGAGGCGCTGCAGGGCCAGGTCTATCGCGAGTTGGAAGGGCGTCGCACCCTGCGCACCGAGGTCGACGGGCGCGGTTACTTCGTCAAGATCCACCGTGGCATCGGCTGGGGAGAAATCGCCAAGAACCTGCTCACGGCCAAGGCGCCGGTGCTGGGTGCCGCACAGGAGTGGCAGGCGATCGCCCGCCTGACCGAGGTCGGTGTGCCGACCATGACCGCCGTGGCCTACGGTGAGCACGGCGCCAATCCCGCACGCCAGCACTCGTTCATCATCACCGAAGAGCTGGCGCCGACCGTCGACCTGGAGCAGCTCAGCCTCAACTGGGCGCAGCAGCCGCCAAAGGCCGCGCTCAAGTGGGCGCTGATCCGCGAAGTGGCGCAGATGACCGGCAACATGCACCGCGCCGGGGTCAACCACCGCGACTGCTATATCTGCCATTTCCTGCTGCACACCGATCGGCCGATTCAGGCCAGTGATCTGCACTTGTCGGTCATCGACCTGCACCGCGCCCAGGTGCGCAGCACCACGCCACGGCGCTGGCGCGACAAGGATCTGGCTGCGCTGTACTTTTCGGCGCTGGATATCGGCCTTACTCGCCGAGACAAGTTGCGCTTTCTCAAAAGTTATTTCGCGGCGGCAGGGAACGAGCGACCGTTGCGGCAGATCCTGCGGGAGGAGTTGGCGCTGCTGCTCTGGCTGCAACGCAAAGCCGATCGCCTGCTGGTTCGTTACGCCCGCAAGTACGCGCCGGGAGCAAACCATGAGTGA
- a CDS encoding glycosyltransferase — protein MSRKIKVLQMQNRYNVNASDLAEQVIQGLPADRFEVTTLFLRGRPGPGEPESRAAHSLYLDFSQSDLKGLRLRALWQLYRLIRAERFDVVIAHRFKPMNMLMLLNWILFIPLCIGVQHGIGDFDRAYRRWEARRLLKKNWRIVGVSRAVRDYLVGCGAGFNASNTVQINNAIDIDRAEALQHPKAQARELLGLAQEPFVFGAIGRLVPVKGHVHLIEAFVEVHARHPQARLAIIGEGRSRDELEQMIAQRGLGQVVHLLGEREDALQYVQAFDAFVMPSLSEGLPLALLEGMSGRLPVIGSDIPSLKSILEDCGGRLFPSGQGTVLAERLLEVLDMTQQARVAEGERAYDYLRRAHDIEDFRRHYRVLLTAALAMDGIRDD, from the coding sequence ATGAGCCGGAAGATCAAGGTTCTGCAAATGCAGAATCGCTACAACGTCAACGCGTCCGATTTGGCTGAGCAGGTTATTCAGGGGCTTCCCGCGGATCGTTTCGAGGTCACCACCCTGTTCTTGCGTGGCCGTCCGGGGCCGGGCGAGCCCGAAAGTCGAGCAGCCCATTCCCTGTACCTGGACTTCAGTCAGTCAGACCTGAAAGGTTTGCGACTGCGAGCGCTCTGGCAACTTTATCGGCTGATTCGGGCGGAGCGCTTCGATGTAGTGATCGCCCATCGTTTCAAACCGATGAACATGCTGATGCTGCTTAATTGGATCCTATTCATTCCGCTATGTATCGGTGTCCAGCACGGTATTGGCGACTTTGATCGTGCCTACCGGCGCTGGGAAGCACGCCGTTTGCTCAAAAAAAATTGGCGCATCGTCGGTGTGTCGCGGGCGGTGCGTGATTATTTGGTTGGATGCGGTGCCGGTTTTAATGCCTCCAACACGGTGCAGATCAACAACGCAATTGATATTGATCGTGCCGAAGCGTTGCAGCACCCCAAGGCTCAAGCCCGTGAGTTGCTGGGGCTTGCCCAGGAGCCGTTCGTTTTCGGGGCTATTGGTCGGTTGGTGCCGGTCAAGGGGCACGTACATCTGATCGAGGCCTTTGTCGAGGTGCATGCCCGCCATCCACAGGCTCGACTGGCGATCATCGGTGAGGGCCGTTCCCGAGACGAACTCGAACAGATGATCGCGCAGCGGGGATTGGGGCAGGTGGTGCATCTGCTGGGCGAACGTGAGGATGCGCTGCAGTACGTACAGGCCTTCGATGCCTTTGTCATGCCGTCCTTGAGCGAAGGGCTACCGTTGGCACTGCTGGAGGGCATGAGTGGGCGGCTTCCGGTCATCGGCTCTGATATCCCCAGCCTGAAATCGATTCTCGAGGACTGCGGTGGACGCCTGTTCCCCTCCGGGCAGGGCACGGTACTGGCCGAGCGTCTATTGGAAGTGCTCGACATGACACAGCAGGCACGCGTTGCAGAGGGTGAACGTGCCTATGACTATCTGCGTCGTGCCCATGACATTGAAGATTTTCGCCGGCACTATCGTGTGCTGTTGACGGCGGCGTTGGCCATGGACGGTATTCGTGATGATTGA